In one window of Zingiber officinale cultivar Zhangliang chromosome 11A, Zo_v1.1, whole genome shotgun sequence DNA:
- the LOC122031705 gene encoding protein SODIUM POTASSIUM ROOT DEFECTIVE 1-like yields MKASGFLCRSQASTAVCVPGDPRLMILPRGYSRLVDSRRLSSGSRGRAVTLPMVTKKQRSDSRLRPTATAVAAAATTNGQVFQVVVMRVSIHCQGCAGKVRKHLSKMEGVTSFSIDLESKRVTVMGHVSPVGVLESISKVKKAEFWPCS; encoded by the exons ATGAAGGCCAGCGGATTTCTCTGCCGGTCACAGGCCTCGACGGCGGTTTGCGTCCCAGGCGATCCCCGGTTGATGATACTACCGCGTGGGTATTCCCGCCTTGTCGACTCTCGGAGACTCAGCTCTGGCAGCCGGGGTCGGGCAGTCACCCTCCCGATGGTTACAAAGAAGCAAAGATCCGACTCACGACTACGGCCCACAGCCACCGCCGTCGCCGCCGCTGCCACAACCAATGGCCAAGTCTTCCAA GTGGTGGTCATGAGAGTTTCAATCCATTGCCAAGGATGCGCAGGAAAAGTGAGGAAACATCTCTCTAAAATGGAAG GTGTGACATCCTTCAGCATAGATCTGGAATCCAAGAGGGTAACAGTGATGGGGCATGTGTCCCCTGTGGGGGTCCTGGAGAGCATATCAAAGGTGAAAAAGGCCGAGTTCTGGCCATGCTCATGA